Proteins from one Rosa chinensis cultivar Old Blush chromosome 7, RchiOBHm-V2, whole genome shotgun sequence genomic window:
- the LOC112178292 gene encoding uncharacterized protein LOC112178292, protein MRVCVDYRDLNLATPKDVYPMPVADMLVDAVAGHELLSFMDGTAGYHQIPVAEEDRHKTAFRCPGFAGVFEYVVMSFGLQNAGATYQRAMNLIFHDILGKVLEVYIDDVVVKSQKKGNHIADLRKVFECKIQPFSPLLRLQGQNEFVWEPKHQEAFDRIKAYLASPPVLVPPRAGIPLKLYISAAEASIGSLLAQDDEGGIEHAIFYLSRTLTDCETRYTPMEKLCLTLYFSACKLRHYMLSFTTCIIAQTDLKAVKGQAIADFLAHHPTLEIPTLKELEIASTTMTRPDLARIPEYAVWYQATVYLQPWVLFFDSSRTDTLAGAGIVLENPAGDHFSYSFQLEFKCTNNQAEYEALIIGLEVLLEMGVRNVQIRGDSQLVINQLQEKYRCASWLLVPYLNSAIELLDQFDDVDLEHIPRERNFAANELAQLATGITLKYRVRERILKVEHRTLPSWLARPDPPDEPMVAVLEPIDVDWRIPLIEYLKQPDPTAARKIRFLALNYFLRGDELRRRGEDGIDFRCVYGREAKRLMCEVHTRICGAHQAAPKMRWLLRRHGYYWPSILKDCIAFAKGCEDCQAHGPVQHVPTIPMQPIIKPWPVRGWALDLIGMIHPHSSLQHKFIIVTTDYFTKWVEAEPLKEASGATIRQFIFGNILCSTPYYAQSNGQAKASNKTIITLLKKMLVENPRQWHDTLYETLWAYRTSKRNPTVTTPNALMFGHDAVLLLEINVHSLRVQEQHHLIGEDYVQAMWQEHEDLSEQRLAALDNLVMEKQRIARAYDKRTRGRSYKEGDLVWKAILPLGEKLTGRGKWTPQWEGPFVVHRILERGAFHLRDVDGDIHRNY, encoded by the exons atgagggtctgcgtagATTATAGAGACTTGAATCTTGCTACACCTAAGGATGtgtaccccatgccggtcgcggatatgttggtagatgctGTGGCAGGACATGAGTTGTTATCTTTCATGGATGGCACtgcaggatatcaccagattccagtcgctgaagaagacagacacaagACCGCTTTCCGCTGCCCTGGATTCGCgggagtttttgaatatgtggtcatgtcGTTTGGTCTACAGAACGCTGGTGCgacgtatcagagagccatgaacttgatcttccacgacatactgggAAAGGTTTTAGAGGTGTACATCGATGATGTGGTGGTCAAGTCTCAGAAGAAAGGGAACCACATCGCAGATCTCAGGAAAGTATTTGAGT GCAAAATCCAACCTTTCTCGCCGTTGCTGAGGTTACAAGGGCAaaatgagtttgtgtgggagcctaaacatcaagaggctttcgacagaatcAAGGCCTACTTGGCAAGCCCGCCAGTCCTGGTTCCACCTAGAGCTGGgatcccattaaagctatacatttcagcagctgaggcctCCATTGGCAGCTTGCTCGCTCAGGATGATGAGGGAGGTATCGAGCATGCTATATTTTACCTCAGCCGGACCTTGACAGATTGCGAGACGAGGTACACCCCTATGGAGAAGCTGTGCCTAACTCTGTATTTTTCAGCGTGCAAATTgcggcactacatgttatcctttaccacctgcatcatcgctcaaactGATTTG AAGGCTGTCAAGGGGCAGGCCATCGCAGATTTTCTCGCACATCATCCTACGTTGGAGATACCCACTCTGAAGGAATTGGAAATAGCATCCACCACTATGACCCGACCAGATTTGGCGCGCATCCCGGAATACGCAGTTTGGTACCAAGCCACAGTCTACTTGCAGCCCTGGGTTCTATTCTTCGATAGCTCAAGAACCGATACTCTGGCCGGAGCagggattgttctggaaaacCCAGCCGGTGACCacttctcttattctttccaaCTAGAGTTCAAATGCACAAATAATCAGGCTGAATATGAAGCTCTTATTATTGGACTCGAAGTCTTATTGGAAATGGGCGTCCGGAACGTCCAGATTCGCGGCGACTCTCAGCTAGTCATAAATCAGCTCCAGGAAAAGTATCGATGTGCCAGTTGGCTGCTTGTACCATATCTGAATAGCGCCATCGAGCTTCTGGACCAATTTGACGACGTCGATCTGGAGCATATTCCCCGCGAGCGCAACTTTGCAGCTAATGAGCTCGCTCAGCTGGCCACAGGCATCACATTAAAGTATCGAGTGCGCGAGCGCATTTTGAAAGTTGAGCATCGCACGTTACCTTCGTGGCTTGCACGACCTGATCCACCAGATGAGCCCATGGTCGCGGTGCTCGAACCTATCGATGTGGATTGGCGAATCCCGCTGATTGAGTACCTCAAACAACCAGACCCAACAGCTGCCAGGAAGATTCGCTTTCTCGCTCTAAACTACTTCCTTAGAGGTGATGAGTTGCGGCGACGAGgggaagatggcatagactttCGGTGTGTCTATGGCCGCGAAGCCAAACGATTGATGTGTGAAGTGCACACGAGGATATGTGGGGCCCATCAAGCGGCACCTAAGATGCGATGGCTTTTGCGACGGcatggttattattggcccagcattttaaAGGATTGTATCGCATTTGCCAAAGGCTGTGAAGATTGTCAAGCGCATGGTCCAGTCCAGCATGTTCCTACCATCCCTATGCAGCCTATTATCAAACCTTGGCCTGTGCGAGGTTGGGCATTGGACTTGATAGGGATGATCCATCCCCATTCTTCTCTtcaacacaagttcatcatcgtcacCACTGACTACTTCACCAAATGGGTTGAGGCAGAGCCTTTGAAGGAGGCTTCcggtgccaccattcgccagTTTATTTTCGGTAACATCCTCTGCAG TACTCCGTATTACGCTCAATCTAATGGTCAAGCGAAGGCTAGCAACAAGACAATCATTACCTTACTGAAGAAGATGTTGGTAGAAAACCCTCGACAATGGCACGATACCTTGTATGAGACTCtttgggcctatcgcacttctaaacggAATCCCACCGTGACAACGCCAAACGCACTCATGTTTGGTCATGACGCTGTCTTACTGTTAGAAATTAACGTTCACTCCCTACGCGTGCAAGAGCAGCACCATCTGATCGGTGAAGATTACGTTCAGGCAATGTGGCAGGAACACGAGGATTTAAGCGAGCAGCGTTTGGCAGCTTTGGATAATTTGGTAATGGAAaaacagcgtatcgcccgcgcctatgataagaggacgcGTGGTCGTAGTTACAAAGAGGGCGACCTCGTCTGGAAGGCTATTTTACCCCTCGGCGAAAAGTTAACAggtcgcggtaaatggacgcCACAATGGGAGGGACCCTTTGTTGTCCACCGGATCTTGGAGcgcggggcttttcacctcagaGATGTCGATGGCGACATCCATCGCAACTATTAA